The following is a genomic window from Moorella sp. Hama-1.
TCCTTCTTCCCGACCTTCTTCCCGCCACGGCCTGCCGATGTACTTCAGTTCCAGAGCCATCTCCTTCCACCTCCGTAAGGTTTCGTTGAATTCTTCCAGTTCCCGGGGGCTATACATGCCCTCCAGGTAATAGCCAAGCATGGCAAGGATCTTGTCTATGTATTCTTGCTCTACCTTGAGTTCGACCAGCCTCCGGGCTATGGCACCGGCCATCTCGCTGGGGGTCATATTGGTCCGGGTAAAGGGTAACAACGGCCATACCCCGGGTTCATCCCTGCTGAGCAACTCCACGTCCTTAAGACGGTTCACCTTGAATACCAGGCAGGTAAAGGTGGCCAGGGCCACGGTCTTTCCCGGCAACCCAAGTTGCATCATGGGACGCGTGAGCCAGGTTATTGGTTCACCACCTGCCTCCCTTTTTTCTTTGTTGTAGTCTACCAGGATGGGCAGGATGGTCAGCCCGTGTTTGCGCTTTAATAGTACTGCGTATTCCCACATTCTCTCCCAGATATACTGGTCGTGATAGTGCTGGGACTCCTGGAGGATGCCGATACTGCTGCCATCGGCCAGTATTATTTTTACCACGTGGTCGCTTACCACGCGGCTGCGAAAGGTTTCTTTCACGCTTTCTTTATCCAGCAGGGTTATTTCCCTGGGTTCAAGGCCGGGTAATAGAAACTTGAGAAAATCCCTGGTAAAGTGTTCGGCCGCCGCCTTGTCGCCCAGGTCCCAATAATTGGGCAGGCGTTCTTTTGCCCGTTCTTCCTCCTGCATGCTTTCCTTTTCCAGCTTCATTTTACCAACTCCTTTGGCACCTGTCGAGGAATAACTAATCTTAATCGCCTTAGAATATTTGTTCGCGATCAACCTTAATTTTCCTTCTCCAAAGGAGCGCAAAAGATAACTTTTTACGAATAGGTTTTACTGGCAACAGCCGTTACCCCGACAATTTCCTGATCCGTCACTTCTTCCTTAATTTAAAGGTGCGTATTTTTGGGCGAGATTCCGGAGCGTCTTGCCATCTGGGACGAGAAAGCTAAACTGCCAGGGGTGATAAGGTGATATTTAGCCTCAAACATTTTTCGCCATCGGGTGTAAAAGTTACATTATTTGCCATGTTGCGGGAAAGTCAATGCTATTATATACTAGGAGTGCGGTTAAAAGCTTCCTTAACTTCCTAAAAGAACATCATCCCATCCACATTTGCCCTGCAAGTAAATTTTCTTGCCCTGCCGGGCCGGCTACGGGAACTTTTTGACCGTTTGATTTGTCTAAATAAATGTCCGGGAGGAGATCCGGGCCTCCAGGGGTGTATCTTTTGGACCTTGGTGAGAAAAAGGCGCCGGGGAAAAAAAACGGCGTCCCTTCCTTTGAGGAATTGGTGGTTACTTATCAGGATAAGATCTATAGCCTCAGCTACCAGTTGACAGGTAACCACGCCGACGCCCAGGACCTGGCCCAGGAGGTTTTTGTCCGGGCCTATACCGCTTTAAAGAGTTTCCGCCATGAGGCCGACCCTGGTACCTGGCTGCACCGCATCACCGTAAATCTATATTTAAACCTGCGGCGGAAAATAACCCGCCACCCGGTGGTCTCCCTGGACGCGCCCCTCAGCACTGCCGAGGGCGAGGTGACCCGGGAGGTGGCGGCTGCCGGCGGTGATCCGGTGGATCTGGTGGAAGAGTTGGAGCTGAGGAGCTTTGTCCGCAGCGCCCTGAACCAGTTGCCGCCGGAATACCGGACAGCCCTGGTGCTGCGGGAACTCCAGGGCTATAGCTATGAGGAAATCGCGTCCATCCTGGGCTGCTCCCTGGGGACGGTGAAGTCGCGCCTGAACCGGGCGCGGCAGGCCATGAAAGAGAAGGTTTTGCAAATGGCGGGGGAACAAGCGCCAAAATAAAGCTGGCGCCTAATCTCCTTGCCAAGTTGTGAAGATACCAGGACGTAAGCACCTAAACAAAAAAAGCAATGGCTATAAGGCCAATGAGGAGAAGCCGCCCCTGAAGCAGGCGGC
Proteins encoded in this region:
- a CDS encoding sigma-70 family RNA polymerase sigma factor — encoded protein: MDLGEKKAPGKKNGVPSFEELVVTYQDKIYSLSYQLTGNHADAQDLAQEVFVRAYTALKSFRHEADPGTWLHRITVNLYLNLRRKITRHPVVSLDAPLSTAEGEVTREVAAAGGDPVDLVEELELRSFVRSALNQLPPEYRTALVLRELQGYSYEEIASILGCSLGTVKSRLNRARQAMKEKVLQMAGEQAPK